Proteins from one Deinococcus multiflagellatus genomic window:
- a CDS encoding DNA-binding protein: MTSGEILQAITLTSTLVIGVWTLWGKGKDTNYTRLEGERNRLDQRVAELEKGREEDRARLERVETELDDLKRVHYTLIDFLRDIVSGNFDEAWIKRRAADLLSRHGGGGTP; the protein is encoded by the coding sequence GTGACCAGTGGGGAGATTCTGCAGGCCATTACCCTGACCAGCACCCTCGTGATCGGCGTCTGGACCCTGTGGGGCAAGGGCAAGGACACCAATTACACCCGCCTGGAGGGGGAACGCAACCGCCTGGACCAGCGGGTCGCCGAGCTGGAGAAGGGCCGCGAAGAGGACCGCGCGCGACTGGAGCGCGTGGAGACCGAACTGGACGACCTCAAGCGCGTGCATTACACGCTGATCGACTTTCTGCGCGACATCGTGTCGGGCAATTTCGACGAAGCCTGGATCAAGCGGCGCGCCGCTGACCTGCTGTCCCGCCACGGCGGGGGAGGCACACCATGA